A genomic stretch from Aedes albopictus strain Foshan chromosome 2, AalbF5, whole genome shotgun sequence includes:
- the LOC109413506 gene encoding E3 ubiquitin-protein ligase parkin, whose protein sequence is MFDLVNIFKNLIYSMLAIFSFGRKKLSNTLSIYVKTNTGSTLAVDLEPHMDIKDVKEIVAPQLGLAPGELKIIFAGKELSDTITISECDLGQQSIIHAVKARTLPKKIANGKSLLETPISEEAPEEPVSTKPLCETLTDLQMTEVKEKPGSPARERRRAHFFVYCSQCEKVCTGKLRVRCGICKSGAFTVHRDPACWDDVLKKKRITGHCENYEIPCVENELGDPPFTEFYFKCSEHSSGGEKDFAAPLNLIKTNHKDIPCIACTDTSDTVLVFPCEAGHVTCLDCFRQYCVSRLLERQFLEHPNGGYTLQCPVGCESSYIEDVHHFKLLSKEQYERYQRFATEEFVLRNGGVLCPQPGCGMGLLVDPECKRVQCQNGCGFVFCRNCLQGYHIGECLETPQPNAGAAQNYTIDPLRASEARWDEASKIVIKVTTKPCPACRTATERDGGCMHMVCTRSGCGFEWCWVCQTPWTRDCMAAHWFG, encoded by the exons ATGTTTGACTTGGTGAACATTTTCAAGAATCTGATTTACAGCATGTTGGCGATATTTTCATTCGGTCGGAAGAAGCTCTCCAACACCCTGAGCATCTACGTGAAAACAAACACGGGCAGCACGCTGGCGGTGGATCTGGAACCGCACATGGACATCAAGGACGTGAAGGAGATTGTGGCCCCACAGCTGGGACTGGCCCCGGGAGAGCTGAAAATTATCTTCGCCGGCAAGGAGCTGTCCGATACGATAACGATTAGT GAGTGTGACCTCGGTCAGCAGTCGATTATACACGCAGTGAAAGCAAGAACACTTCCGAAGAAGATAGCAAATGGAAAAAGTCTACTAGAAACGCCAATCTCTGAAGAGGCTCCAGAGGAACCGGTGTCTACGAAGCCACTGTGTGAAACGTTGACCGACCTCCAAATGACGGAGGTAAAAGAAAAGCCCGGAAGCCCTGCCAGGGAACGAAGAAGGGCTCATTTCTTCGTGTACTGTTCCCAGTGCGAGAAGGTTTGTACTGGCAAACTGCGAGTACGGTGTGGAATCTGCAAAAGCGGTGCTTTCACGGTCCACCGAGATCCGGCCTGTTGGGATGACGTTCTGAAGAAAAAGAGAATTACGGGACATTGCGAAAACTACGAAATTCCTTGCGTAGAAAATGAACTGGGCGATCCGCCGTTTACGGAGTTTTACTTTAAATGTTCGGAGCATTCTTCCGGTGGGGAGAAAGACTTTGCCGCTCCATTGAATCTGATCAAAACAAACCATAAGGATATTCCCTGCATTGCTTGTACTGATACAAG TGACACCGTGCTGGTATTCCCGTGCGAGGCAGGCCACGTAACCTGCCTGGACTGCTTCCGTCAATATTGCGTATCGCGACTGTTGGAGCGACAGTTCCTGGAACATCCGAACGGTGGATACACCCTGCAATGTCCGGTAGGCTGCGAGAGTTCCTACATTGAAGACGTGCACCATTTTAAGCTACTGTCGAAGGAACAGTACGAACGCTATCAACGTTTCGCTACCGAAGAGTTTGTGCTTAGAAACGGAGGCGTCCTGTGTCCGCAACCGGGCTGCGGTATGGGCCTTCTCGTTGATCCGGAGTGCAAAAGAGTGCAGTGCCAAAATGGCTGTGGG TTCGTATTCTGTCGCAACTGTCTGCAAggttaccacataggagagtgtCTGGAAACGCCGCAACCGAATGCGGGCGCCGCACAAAACTACACAATCGATCCGCTGCGTGCGTCCGAGGCTCGGTGGGACGAGGCTTCCAAAATTGTCATCAAAGTGACGACCAAACCGTGCCCAGCCTGTCGGACGGCAACCGAACGGGACGGAGGCTGTATGCACATGGTTTGCACTCGGTCCGGTTGTGGGTTCGAGTGGTGTTGGGTCTGTCAGACCCCATGGACCCGGGACTGTATGGCAGCGCACTGGTTTGGTTGA
- the LOC109404948 gene encoding uncharacterized protein LOC109404948 has protein sequence MSKPCAIQKQIESSNEIIADLRERIRKMERRLQDPQMPEERRKEVETELTEIKKMLETNEEMLQKLHRENSKSFAVAACLFFACFLIYGVYVLIVGT, from the exons ATGTCCAAGCCATGTGCAATTCAAAAACAA ATCGAGAGCTCCAACGAGATAATAGCGGACCTACGCGAACGGATACGAAAGATGGAACGGCGACTTCAAGATCCTCAGATGCCGGAGGAGCGCCGCAAAGAGGTGGAAACCGAATTAACGGAAATTAAGAAAATGCTGGAAACGAACGAAGAAATGCTACAAAAGCTACACCGTGAAAATTCCAAGTCGTTTGCCGTGGCGGCTTGTTTGTTTTTCGCCTGTTTTCTAATTTATGGGGTTTATGTGCTGATTGTAGGAACTTAG
- the LOC109404947 gene encoding probable small nuclear ribonucleoprotein Sm D1, with protein MKLVRFLMKLSHETVTIELKNGTQVHGTITGVDVAMNTHLKAVKMTIKNRDPVQLDSLSIRGNNIRYYILPDSLPLETLLIDDAPKTRAKKREANRGGQRGRGRGTRGGRGGPRGGRGGPRGRGRR; from the exons ATGAAATTAGTTCG GTTTTTGATGAAACTCAGCCACGAAACGGTAACGATTGAGCTGAAAAATGGAACTCAGGTGCACGGAACCATCACCGGCGTGGACGTTGCCATGAACACCCACCTGAAGGCAGTCAAAATGACCATAAAAAATCGCGACCCGGTACAGCTGGATTCGCTCAGTATTCGAGGCAACAACATTCGCTACTACATCCTGCCGGACAGTTTGCCACTGGAAACGTTACTGATTGACGATGCCCCGAAGACAAGGGCCAAGAAACGGGAAGCGAACCGCGGTGGACAGAGGGGACGCGGCAGAGGAACGCGAG GTGGCCGTGGAGGTCCCCGGGGTGGACGTGGTGGTCCGCGAGGTCGCGGTAGGCGTTAA